Sequence from the Christiangramia fulva genome:
AGCCGTTACCTTACCATCTAGCTAATAGGACGCATACTCATCTTCAAACCATAAATGTTTAATTACCAGTCCAGGTGAACCGATAATACCATGGGGTATTAATCCACGTTTCCATGGGCTATCCCCCGTTTGAAGGTAGATTGTATACGCGTTACGCACCCGTGCGCCACTCGTCAGCAAATTAGCTAGGCTAATCCCTGTTACCGTTCGACTTGCATGTGTTAGGCCTGCCGCTAGCGTTCATCCTGAGCCAGGATCAAACTCTTCATCGTTAATTCTTATATCTCTTAACAACTACTAGTAGAAATTGCTCAGTTGACGTCTTTTTGTCTTAATTCTTATATACTTGATTACATCTTTATAATGTAATCCCTGTCAATTCAATATGTCAATGAACCAATTATCAATTAACAGTTAACAATTATCACAACTTCTCATTGCTTATTGATCATTGTTAATTGATCACTGTCTTGCCAAAACCCGAGGACTCGAACCCCTTCTCCCCCCATCCGGGTGGTTTCTGTTTTTATCTCACTCTCTCTTTTAGAACGTCGCTTGTTTTTCAAAGCGGGTGCAAATATACAACGACTTTTCTTTTCCAACCAAAACTTTTTAAACTTTATTTTTAAAAAAATCTCAGCACCTTTTTACCCTAAGAAAAATCCCTAACTTCCCCTACTTCTATAATCAAACTACCCCTTCAATGAACTAAGCTTCCCTGAGAAAGCGGGTGCAAATATAAAACGAACATTCGTTTTATTCCAAATTAAAATTTAAAAAATTTCAGAGAAATTATGGATCAAAAATTAAAATCCTGAAGATCAACTACAAATATACAAAAATTATCGGCTCCTTTTATTTGATGAGTGATTATTCCACTTGTCTGTAAGGTCGAGATACTGAAAATCCAGCGCGCTTGCCTGCCTTTCCAGAATGTTATCCCTGAATGAACGCTGTAAAATATCTTCTATTAAAAAATCCTCCTGGCTCGACTCAGGATGGTATTCTTCTTTTAGAGATATATCAAATAAACCTGCGGTAGTATTATACCAAAATGCCCTCCATCCGCTTTTAAGATTCTTTACCAGGTCAAAAGCAGTATAACCAGTTTGGCGATGGATGAGCTTAACCAAAATCTGTCCTTCGGTATGAGTTAATTTTTTGAGCTCTCCCGAAAATTCATTTTCAATATATTCCTGAACGATCTTTGTGTATCTCTTTCTGTCACGTTTCGATTTGATCTGATCGAGTCTGGCGGTCAGTTCTACCAGCCTTTCGGAAGCCAATTTGGCATAAGGATAGACTTTTCTTGTTTTTCGGCGTAAAATCAAATAACGTTTCCGGTCTTCGTAACTATTAAATTTCAACTTCCGCAGAAGCACGACTTCTTCCAGGTCTATTGTTTCACGAGGAATG
This genomic interval carries:
- a CDS encoding DUF4294 domain-containing protein, translated to MRRRIFLLMSFLIGVTGFSQEQQKPEETDSLSPRYMIIAGDSIPRETIDLEEVVLLRKLKFNSYEDRKRYLILRRKTRKVYPYAKLASERLVELTARLDQIKSKRDRKRYTKIVQEYIENEFSGELKKLTHTEGQILVKLIHRQTGYTAFDLVKNLKSGWRAFWYNTTAGLFDISLKEEYHPESSQEDFLIEDILQRSFRDNILERQASALDFQYLDLTDKWNNHSSNKRSR